One Tunturibacter gelidoferens genomic region harbors:
- a CDS encoding DinB family protein, with product MHYASTRRTFLAHSALGVLAAGVPLFGQGAQTAQPTSSGQSPAPAPPPAKRTPMPRTAPPYDKATINMIGPRPGYTPQIGTMVSMLTWMEGAVLGPTRDLTQEQLDYLFDKNANTIGALMLHLAATEVLYQRITFGNENFDKLPADYEAKWGPAMNLGAAGRATIKGHDVAYYQDALREAREKTLVEFAKHDDAWLTTALKEPGWGGGPVNNYCLWFHVCEHISHHSGQIDFLIKRLPGARSDDAAG from the coding sequence ATGCACTACGCTTCTACGCGCCGGACGTTTCTTGCTCACTCGGCTTTAGGTGTTCTTGCGGCTGGTGTGCCGTTGTTTGGACAGGGTGCTCAAACGGCCCAGCCTACTAGCTCGGGGCAGTCGCCTGCGCCAGCTCCGCCGCCGGCCAAGCGCACGCCGATGCCTCGCACTGCGCCGCCGTATGACAAGGCGACGATCAACATGATCGGGCCGAGGCCGGGGTATACCCCGCAGATCGGCACGATGGTTTCGATGCTGACCTGGATGGAGGGCGCTGTGCTGGGGCCGACTCGCGACCTCACGCAGGAGCAGCTCGACTACCTGTTCGACAAGAATGCGAATACGATTGGTGCGCTGATGCTTCACCTGGCGGCGACTGAGGTTCTGTACCAGAGGATTACGTTCGGGAACGAAAACTTCGACAAGCTTCCGGCGGACTATGAGGCGAAGTGGGGTCCGGCGATGAATCTTGGTGCAGCTGGGCGGGCGACGATCAAGGGCCATGACGTCGCCTACTATCAGGACGCGCTTCGTGAGGCTCGCGAGAAGACTTTAGTTGAGTTTGCCAAGCATGATGATGCGTGGCTCACCACGGCTCTGAAGGAGCCTGGTTGGGGCGGCGGCCCGGTGAACAACTATTGCCTGTGGTTTCACGTGTGCGAGCATATCTCGCACCACTCCGGCCAGATTGACTTCCTGATCAAGCGGCTGCCCGGGGCGAGGAGTGATGACGCTGCTGGTTGA
- a CDS encoding OmpA family protein, translated as MIDLSRSKIESEHEQQKERTMKRSAQTLILAGPLVSLLLSCGTALAQSTKVSGLITGRNGASMTLQTSDEPKLVVLLTDTTQVAQIQGVFKARRKQMSMTALIPGLQVQVEGTYDSKNELVASSVKFKGNDLEDAQTIQAGLQPAKEQIQQSQKELDEQKAALERQQQAMQQQQQQLSQAQAKIDSNKAAIEAANKRFGQLDDYNIMDELTVYFGNGKVTVDPKYKPQLLQLAEKAKSITAYTIQVKGYASSSGSASLNQKLSEDRANKVTQFLQQQGHVPLTNMLAPGAMGESRQIGNDKTAEGETQNRRVVVRVLQNKGIAGT; from the coding sequence ATGATCGATCTGAGCCGGTCGAAAATCGAGTCTGAACACGAGCAACAGAAGGAGCGGACTATGAAAAGAAGCGCGCAGACCTTGATTTTAGCGGGTCCCCTGGTCTCTCTTCTCTTATCTTGCGGTACCGCGTTGGCTCAATCCACCAAGGTCAGTGGATTGATAACCGGGCGAAATGGGGCCAGCATGACGCTGCAAACTTCAGATGAGCCGAAGCTGGTGGTCTTGCTGACAGACACGACACAGGTGGCCCAAATCCAGGGAGTGTTCAAAGCACGCCGCAAGCAGATGTCGATGACCGCGCTGATACCGGGTCTCCAGGTTCAAGTAGAGGGGACTTACGATTCCAAAAACGAACTTGTAGCAAGCTCGGTCAAGTTCAAGGGCAATGATCTGGAAGATGCGCAAACTATACAGGCTGGCTTGCAACCGGCGAAGGAGCAGATCCAACAGAGTCAAAAGGAACTAGACGAGCAGAAAGCAGCGCTTGAGCGGCAGCAACAAGCCATGCAGCAACAGCAGCAACAATTGTCCCAGGCGCAAGCGAAAATCGACAGCAACAAGGCGGCTATCGAGGCTGCCAACAAACGCTTTGGACAGTTGGATGACTACAACATCATGGACGAACTGACGGTCTACTTCGGGAATGGCAAGGTAACCGTCGATCCAAAGTACAAGCCACAGTTACTGCAATTAGCTGAGAAGGCCAAGTCTATTACCGCGTACACGATCCAGGTAAAAGGTTACGCCTCATCATCTGGCAGCGCTTCGCTCAACCAGAAACTAAGCGAAGACCGAGCCAACAAGGTCACACAATTTCTTCAACAGCAGGGACACGTTCCTCTGACCAATATGTTAGCGCCCGGAGCTATGGGCGAAAGCAGGCAGATCGGCAATGACAAGACGGCCGAAGGCGAGACTCAAAACAGACGAGTCGTCGTCAGAGTACTGCAGAACAAGGGAATCGCCGGCACATAA
- a CDS encoding response regulator, protein MLAALVQLLQREFVIVDALASGEEVLAKSDTVCPDIILLDISLGDLTAFQVSDQLRRRGCPSRIVFLSVHENPEFVRAAIEIGAFGYVFKSQISRDLVNALHAVAEGNQFFSNSET, encoded by the coding sequence ATGTTGGCTGCACTCGTTCAGTTATTGCAACGAGAGTTTGTGATTGTAGATGCGTTGGCAAGTGGGGAAGAAGTTCTTGCTAAATCAGACACTGTGTGTCCTGACATTATTCTGCTTGATATCTCACTTGGAGATCTAACAGCTTTTCAAGTGTCGGACCAGTTGAGGCGGAGAGGATGTCCTTCCAGGATCGTTTTCTTGTCGGTTCACGAGAATCCTGAGTTTGTCCGTGCCGCTATAGAAATAGGCGCTTTCGGTTATGTTTTCAAGTCTCAGATAAGCCGTGACCTGGTGAACGCGCTTCATGCAGTCGCTGAAGGGAATCAATTCTTTTCTAATTCGGAAACGTGA
- a CDS encoding response regulator transcription factor produces the protein MEHRPNARLLIADDHKLLAEACKSILEPRYQIIGIFTDGRSLLQAAFTLKPDVVILDIAMPGLNGLDAGEQIKRKMPLVKLIFLTMTLTAEMAAEAFRRGASGYVLKQSAAQELIVAVNKVIHGESYLSPLIARDTVSCLLSQGEPHRRKITGRQTEVLQLLAEGMSMKEVATILKIKPGTVAFQKYRMMETLGVKTNAELLKYAMQHQLSCA, from the coding sequence ATGGAGCATAGACCTAACGCACGTCTCTTAATAGCAGACGACCACAAGCTTCTCGCAGAAGCGTGCAAATCGATTCTTGAGCCTCGGTATCAGATCATCGGCATCTTTACCGACGGCCGGTCCTTGCTGCAGGCTGCCTTCACGTTGAAGCCGGATGTCGTGATTCTCGATATTGCCATGCCGGGTCTCAATGGCCTTGACGCTGGCGAGCAAATCAAACGCAAGATGCCTCTTGTAAAACTAATTTTCCTGACCATGACACTGACAGCCGAAATGGCGGCTGAGGCCTTCCGCCGCGGAGCCTCTGGCTATGTTCTGAAACAGTCCGCAGCTCAAGAATTGATCGTAGCCGTCAACAAGGTCATACATGGCGAATCGTATTTGTCGCCATTGATAGCGCGTGACACTGTCAGTTGCCTACTCTCTCAAGGAGAACCTCACCGCAGAAAAATCACTGGCCGGCAAACTGAAGTGCTGCAGTTACTGGCGGAAGGCATGTCGATGAAGGAAGTAGCAACCATCTTAAAGATTAAACCGGGAACGGTCGCGTTCCAAAAGTATCGGATGATGGAGACACTTGGAGTCAAGACCAATGCGGAGTTGCTCAAGTACGCCATGCAGCATCAGCTTTCTTGCGCCTAA
- a CDS encoding PAS domain-containing sensor histidine kinase produces the protein MRCDLQVSNDVPECASKLGPRLSIDMIGDPNALDEECSTSPTMNRINSTLSHRGGTAPYRIHITGAADRIAFTPSRDPAEAMDEASALHQAQDNFAAVFSANPSVLCIIQLSSLVYREINDSYERRTGYSRSEVLGKPCIGVGLWSDLDDRDQVFEKLMLEGSLHGHQGNFRTKAGEPFITLLSAQIIEFDNELCALVVAEDITKHRQAEEARMALIQRLVNTQEVERTRVARELHDSIGQSLALFGMELEAARLTLKLTPDGDEKMKHFCVKIKNLGHAVGTLSHQLHSSELELLGLVVAIKGLCREFTERYNIRVDCVCSDLPDKLDADVSLGLFRVVQEALHNVAKHSQAKKVAVEIRGAPDSVYLNVSDDGIGFVAKKAAGTRGLGLTSMHERIFLIRGELTITSTPGTGTRVEANVPHRQHQTSR, from the coding sequence ATGCGTTGCGACTTACAAGTCTCGAACGATGTTCCTGAATGTGCGTCAAAGCTCGGGCCCCGCCTGTCCATCGATATGATTGGAGATCCCAATGCCTTGGATGAGGAGTGCTCCACATCTCCGACGATGAATCGGATCAACAGCACTCTATCTCACCGAGGGGGAACTGCGCCTTATCGAATTCATATCACCGGCGCAGCAGATCGAATCGCCTTTACTCCCAGCAGAGATCCAGCGGAAGCAATGGATGAGGCGAGTGCTCTTCATCAGGCCCAAGACAACTTTGCGGCAGTGTTTAGTGCGAATCCTTCTGTTCTTTGCATTATTCAACTTAGCAGTCTCGTCTATCGTGAAATTAATGACTCATACGAGCGACGCACTGGGTATAGCCGCAGTGAGGTCCTCGGTAAACCATGTATCGGCGTCGGCTTGTGGAGCGATCTAGATGATCGCGACCAGGTATTCGAAAAGCTCATGCTAGAGGGCAGCCTCCATGGCCATCAAGGTAACTTTCGGACCAAGGCCGGAGAACCCTTCATAACACTTCTGTCCGCTCAAATCATAGAGTTTGACAATGAGCTCTGCGCATTGGTAGTTGCAGAAGACATTACCAAGCACCGGCAGGCAGAAGAAGCCAGGATGGCACTCATTCAGCGTCTTGTTAACACTCAAGAAGTAGAACGCACCCGCGTTGCCAGAGAACTGCACGACAGTATCGGCCAGTCACTGGCACTATTCGGCATGGAACTCGAGGCGGCCCGACTGACTTTGAAGCTTACACCCGATGGGGACGAGAAAATGAAACACTTCTGCGTGAAGATAAAAAATCTTGGTCACGCGGTGGGTACCCTTTCGCATCAACTCCACTCTTCAGAGCTCGAGTTGCTTGGTCTCGTCGTGGCCATAAAGGGTTTGTGCCGAGAATTTACCGAGCGTTACAACATTCGGGTCGACTGTGTGTGCTCCGACCTTCCGGACAAGCTAGATGCTGACGTTTCGCTTGGTCTCTTCCGTGTCGTACAAGAGGCGCTGCATAACGTCGCAAAACATAGTCAAGCAAAAAAGGTAGCAGTAGAGATACGCGGGGCTCCTGACTCCGTCTATCTCAACGTATCTGACGACGGTATCGGCTTTGTCGCGAAAAAAGCTGCTGGGACGCGAGGGCTGGGACTAACCAGCATGCATGAAAGAATATTCTTGATTCGGGGTGAACTCACCATTACTTCGACACCGGGAACAGGAACTCGGGTCGAGGCGAATGTACCTCACAGGCAACATCAAACTAGTCGCTGA
- a CDS encoding DUF3300 domain-containing protein, with product MTAVEKEDWDPSVQAMAPLPDAVKQLAENIKWTTDLGNAFLAQQNDVMDAVQRMRMKAKNAGNLKSTEQQKVETKDRGGSSQQQPSTMNRGSGGPDRIGNRSVPSGGGSRATCANVICHAETGCRRSHPGGCELRRARSYGDVRIGW from the coding sequence GTGACGGCTGTCGAGAAGGAAGACTGGGACCCGAGTGTCCAAGCTATGGCGCCCCTGCCCGATGCGGTTAAGCAGCTTGCAGAAAACATCAAGTGGACTACCGACCTGGGTAACGCCTTTCTTGCGCAGCAGAATGACGTGATGGACGCGGTGCAGCGCATGCGCATGAAAGCGAAAAACGCGGGAAATCTTAAATCGACCGAGCAACAAAAAGTAGAGACGAAGGATCGCGGCGGATCTAGTCAGCAACAGCCGAGCACGATGAATCGTGGCAGCGGCGGCCCAGATCGTATCGGTAACCGAAGCGTTCCCAGCGGCGGTGGGTCACGCGCAACTTGCGCAAACGTCATTTGCCACGCCGAAACAGGCTGCCGACGCTCTCATCCAGGCGGCTGCGAACTACGACGTGCCCGCTCTTATGGGGATGTTCGGATCGGATGGTAA
- a CDS encoding DUF3300 domain-containing protein gives MKVRVLRESPSFGSIRGVIAVLCVLLLLPGDLATYAQSSPQQDSPPEQAAAKIPNDQLDSLVAPIALYPDPLLAQVLAASTYPLEIVQLQQWLGQHKDLKDKGTGDGCREGRLGPECPSYGAPARCG, from the coding sequence ATGAAAGTGAGAGTGCTTCGAGAAAGTCCATCCTTTGGGAGCATCCGCGGCGTAATCGCGGTTCTTTGCGTGCTGCTTTTGTTGCCTGGCGATTTGGCGACATACGCTCAATCGTCGCCCCAGCAAGATTCGCCGCCGGAGCAAGCTGCGGCGAAGATTCCGAATGACCAATTGGACTCTCTGGTGGCTCCCATCGCACTTTATCCTGACCCGCTGCTGGCCCAGGTTCTAGCTGCGTCCACCTACCCTCTCGAAATCGTTCAGCTCCAGCAGTGGTTGGGGCAACATAAGGATCTGAAAGATAAAGGCACTGGTGACGGCTGTCGAGAAGGAAGACTGGGACCCGAGTGTCCAAGCTATGGCGCCCCTGCCCGATGCGGTTAA
- a CDS encoding efflux transporter outer membrane subunit encodes MIGIRPFAAIMLVPLMAGCKVGPNYKRPVVVTPDQYRGVAPDLSNPTGTQPFAEMQWETVFQDEALRALIKEALANNYDMQIAASRILQAQAVVGITRANQLPNVSGSGGVNYQRNAIIPNGPTLDSLSIQLNYIVDFWGKYRRATEAARAQLLATTYARYVVQTTLISDVAVAYFQLRQFDDQLDYAQKNVAADNDILRLNTIKYQGGDSAITDVYQANLLLQQSQAQVISSQQSIAQSENQISILLGRNPGPISRGLNLVDQPHLATVPTGLPSALLERRPDVRQSEEALVAANANVGVAKAAFFPQISLTGQFGAQSTALTSFLQGPATVWSLGGEVLQPLYAGGAITSAYNLAWAQRTETELIYKQTVLNAFGDVANSLVGYNQARLFRMKLEEQTNTYEETARLANVRFSGGVTSFLEVLVTQQQYFTSELALAQAWNAEMQNYVQLYQALGGGWQP; translated from the coding sequence ATGATCGGCATAAGACCATTCGCCGCGATTATGTTGGTGCCACTGATGGCCGGCTGCAAAGTTGGACCGAACTACAAGCGCCCGGTGGTGGTTACACCGGATCAGTATCGCGGGGTTGCGCCGGACCTGTCCAATCCAACGGGAACACAGCCATTTGCCGAGATGCAGTGGGAGACGGTCTTTCAGGACGAGGCGTTGAGAGCACTTATTAAGGAGGCTTTGGCCAATAATTACGACATGCAGATCGCCGCCTCCCGCATCCTGCAGGCCCAGGCAGTGGTAGGGATAACTCGTGCTAACCAGTTGCCCAACGTCTCGGGCTCAGGCGGTGTCAACTATCAGCGTAATGCGATTATTCCGAACGGACCGACTCTGGATTCGCTTAGTATTCAACTGAATTACATTGTGGACTTCTGGGGAAAGTACCGTCGTGCCACCGAGGCTGCACGTGCGCAGTTGCTCGCGACCACCTATGCCCGGTACGTGGTTCAAACAACTCTGATCTCCGACGTGGCGGTCGCCTATTTCCAGTTGCGACAGTTCGACGATCAGCTGGATTATGCGCAGAAGAACGTCGCAGCCGACAATGACATCTTGCGGCTTAACACCATCAAGTATCAGGGTGGCGACAGCGCGATTACAGATGTGTACCAAGCCAACCTGCTATTGCAGCAATCTCAAGCTCAGGTGATCAGCAGCCAACAATCCATCGCGCAATCTGAAAACCAGATCAGTATTTTGCTGGGACGCAACCCGGGACCGATCTCCCGCGGCCTCAACCTGGTCGATCAACCGCATCTGGCTACTGTGCCCACCGGACTTCCTTCGGCCCTGCTCGAGCGACGCCCCGATGTGCGGCAGAGCGAAGAAGCATTGGTTGCGGCGAATGCCAACGTGGGAGTGGCCAAGGCGGCCTTCTTCCCACAGATATCTTTGACGGGCCAGTTCGGGGCGCAAAGTACTGCTTTAACCAGCTTCCTCCAGGGGCCGGCGACCGTCTGGTCGCTGGGTGGAGAGGTGCTGCAGCCCCTGTATGCCGGTGGTGCGATCACGAGTGCCTACAATCTCGCATGGGCACAGCGTACCGAGACAGAGTTGATCTACAAGCAGACAGTTCTGAATGCATTTGGCGACGTCGCCAACAGCCTGGTCGGTTATAACCAGGCTCGACTCTTTCGGATGAAACTCGAGGAGCAGACGAACACGTACGAGGAAACTGCCCGCCTTGCGAACGTCCGTTTTTCGGGTGGAGTTACGAGCTTCCTTGAAGTGCTCGTTACCCAACAGCAATATTTCACTTCGGAGCTGGCGTTGGCGCAGGCCTGGAATGCCGAGATGCAAAACTACGTCCAGTTGTACCAGGCGCTAGGCGGAGGCTGGCAGCCGTAA
- a CDS encoding efflux RND transporter permease subunit: MSKFFINRPIVAIVISILMVIAGIVSMLGLPTSQFPNIADPQIQVIGNFTGADAQTVAQSVATPIEQQMSGVDKMNYMYSLNASNGQMTLTVDFGIDTEASTDQILTQMRASQANSQLPSAVLNQGITVQKSTAAPLMLIDLSSPKGSYDNIFLANYATINLNDALTRVPGVASVSVFGAGQYAMRCWVNPDKLANLKITVPEIISAIQAQNNVNPAGQIGGNPAPPGQQFTYTVRAPGRLPSAEDFGEIIVRARAGEGILRLKDVARVELGAQNYNMIGRLNGKPAALVAVYQAPGANAVATAAGVRALMLESKTRFPEDLDYIVALDTTLAVTAGIKEIEHTLLEALGLVILVVYIFLQGWRATLIPLLAVPVSLVGTFMIFPLLGFSINTLSLFGLVLAIGLVVDDAIVVVEAVEHHIEHGMTPHDATIKAMEEVGGPVVAIALILAAVFVPTAFIPGITGRLYQQFAVTIAVSVAFSAFNALTLSPALSAMLLRPRKESRGPLGAFFRGFNRVFGRVTDGYVNTCKHLIHKAGFAFLLLLVFVVGAGYFGHKTPGGFLPDEDQGYMYGGLQLPNAASLDRTSEASKVVEKIMLDTPGVENVSSVIGYSMLSGVNTTYSSFFFVSFKNWEERKTPEESYLGIKRHLMGALSRVTSGIAFAFPPPAIPGVGTSGGFTFVLEDRSGSPIEFLAKNAEVFMAEARKRPELAGVMTTALFGVPQVGITVDQEKVLTQQVNLANVYQTLQTFMGGSLVNYFNRFGRQWQVYIQAEGNYRTSADNLGKFYVTNGSGEMVPLSTLTGNVPRSGPEFIMKYNQFQCVQINGSAAPGYSSSQAIAALEDVFKKTMPNQMGFDYLGMSYQEVKAAQGVSPAVVFGLSFFIVFLIMAAQYESWTLPLSVLLGVPIAVFGAFAALYLRRLDNNVYAQIGLVMLIGLSAKNAILIVEFAKAEYEGGKSLIDAALSGAKLRLRPILMTAFAFILGCVPLWTASGAGAISRQVLGTVVIGGMLAASLLAVFFIPVSFDVVERFGNRFGKKKEPEAIHEPISKGTPQ, from the coding sequence ATGTCCAAATTTTTTATTAATCGACCGATCGTCGCGATTGTGATTTCGATCTTGATGGTCATCGCCGGCATTGTTTCGATGTTGGGACTTCCAACTTCCCAGTTTCCCAATATTGCGGACCCGCAGATCCAGGTCATAGGCAACTTCACTGGTGCCGACGCCCAGACAGTCGCGCAATCCGTAGCGACCCCGATTGAGCAGCAGATGTCCGGCGTCGACAAGATGAACTACATGTACTCGCTGAACGCCAGCAATGGGCAGATGACGCTGACGGTGGACTTCGGCATAGACACGGAGGCGAGCACTGACCAAATTCTGACCCAGATGCGTGCCTCGCAGGCCAACTCACAGCTGCCGAGCGCAGTGCTGAACCAGGGCATAACGGTGCAGAAGTCCACAGCGGCACCGTTGATGCTGATCGACCTCAGCTCCCCGAAGGGCAGCTATGACAACATCTTTCTGGCGAACTATGCCACGATCAATTTGAACGACGCGCTGACGCGGGTGCCTGGAGTCGCTTCGGTATCTGTCTTCGGCGCTGGCCAGTATGCAATGAGGTGCTGGGTCAATCCGGACAAACTGGCGAACCTCAAGATCACCGTTCCGGAGATCATCAGCGCGATCCAGGCCCAGAACAATGTGAATCCTGCGGGGCAGATCGGCGGCAATCCCGCTCCGCCGGGACAGCAGTTCACGTATACGGTGCGCGCTCCCGGTCGCCTTCCTTCTGCGGAGGATTTTGGCGAGATCATCGTTCGGGCAAGGGCCGGCGAAGGCATTTTGCGCTTGAAGGACGTTGCACGCGTGGAGTTGGGAGCGCAGAACTACAACATGATTGGCCGTCTAAACGGCAAGCCCGCAGCGCTGGTGGCGGTCTACCAAGCCCCCGGCGCAAACGCGGTCGCGACTGCCGCCGGAGTTCGTGCGTTGATGCTGGAGTCGAAGACCCGCTTTCCCGAAGACCTCGACTATATTGTTGCGCTCGACACGACGCTCGCAGTGACTGCCGGGATCAAGGAGATCGAGCATACTCTGCTGGAAGCATTAGGGCTGGTCATCCTTGTGGTCTACATTTTTCTACAGGGGTGGAGGGCCACGCTTATCCCGCTGCTGGCGGTTCCGGTTTCGCTGGTCGGTACCTTCATGATCTTTCCGTTGCTGGGTTTTTCGATCAATACGCTTTCGCTGTTTGGTTTAGTGCTCGCAATTGGGCTGGTGGTCGATGACGCTATCGTCGTCGTCGAGGCGGTTGAGCACCACATCGAACACGGCATGACGCCACATGACGCGACGATCAAGGCGATGGAAGAAGTCGGCGGCCCGGTGGTAGCGATTGCGCTGATTCTGGCTGCAGTGTTTGTGCCGACCGCATTCATTCCTGGTATTACGGGTCGGCTTTATCAGCAGTTCGCCGTCACGATCGCGGTGTCGGTCGCCTTCTCGGCTTTCAATGCGCTAACGCTTAGCCCCGCCCTATCGGCAATGTTGTTGCGGCCAAGGAAAGAGTCTCGCGGCCCGCTGGGGGCGTTCTTTCGCGGATTCAATCGCGTCTTTGGCAGAGTCACAGATGGATATGTCAATACTTGCAAACACCTTATCCACAAGGCGGGTTTCGCATTTCTACTCTTGCTGGTCTTTGTAGTCGGAGCGGGCTACTTTGGGCATAAGACACCGGGAGGCTTTCTTCCGGATGAAGATCAGGGCTATATGTATGGCGGACTTCAACTGCCGAACGCGGCGTCCCTAGACCGTACTTCAGAGGCGTCGAAGGTGGTTGAGAAGATCATGTTAGATACCCCGGGTGTTGAGAACGTCAGCTCGGTGATTGGCTACAGCATGTTGAGTGGCGTCAATACCACTTACAGTTCCTTCTTCTTCGTCTCGTTCAAAAATTGGGAAGAGCGTAAGACTCCTGAGGAAAGCTACCTCGGAATCAAGCGGCACCTGATGGGCGCGCTGTCCAGAGTTACTTCGGGGATAGCTTTTGCCTTCCCGCCTCCGGCAATTCCTGGCGTCGGAACATCGGGTGGATTCACCTTTGTCCTGGAAGACCGCTCCGGCAGTCCGATTGAGTTCCTCGCGAAGAACGCCGAAGTGTTCATGGCGGAGGCCCGCAAACGCCCGGAGTTGGCTGGTGTGATGACCACGGCACTATTTGGAGTGCCGCAGGTGGGAATTACTGTGGACCAGGAAAAGGTGCTTACTCAACAAGTAAACCTGGCAAATGTATACCAGACACTGCAGACGTTTATGGGCGGATCCCTCGTGAACTATTTCAACCGTTTTGGTCGCCAATGGCAGGTCTATATCCAAGCGGAGGGTAATTATCGAACCTCAGCAGACAACCTGGGCAAATTTTATGTGACCAACGGCAGCGGAGAGATGGTGCCTCTGAGTACGCTGACGGGAAACGTACCACGCAGCGGACCCGAATTCATCATGAAGTACAACCAATTCCAATGTGTCCAGATCAACGGTTCGGCCGCCCCTGGCTACAGTTCGTCCCAGGCAATTGCGGCGTTGGAAGATGTCTTCAAAAAGACGATGCCAAACCAGATGGGCTTCGACTATCTGGGCATGTCTTATCAGGAGGTGAAGGCGGCTCAAGGAGTCAGTCCGGCCGTCGTCTTCGGGCTGTCCTTCTTTATCGTGTTTCTGATCATGGCCGCGCAGTATGAGAGCTGGACGCTGCCACTCAGTGTGCTGTTGGGCGTTCCAATCGCTGTCTTTGGAGCGTTCGCTGCGCTTTATCTGCGACGGCTCGACAATAACGTTTATGCGCAGATTGGCCTAGTTATGCTGATCGGGCTGTCGGCCAAGAACGCCATCCTCATCGTTGAGTTTGCAAAGGCTGAGTACGAGGGCGGCAAGTCCTTGATCGATGCGGCGCTCTCTGGCGCGAAGCTAAGGCTGCGACCAATCCTGATGACCGCGTTTGCCTTCATCCTTGGCTGCGTTCCGCTATGGACGGCTTCAGGTGCGGGTGCAATCTCCAGGCAGGTGTTGGGAACGGTAGTGATTGGCGGCATGCTGGCGGCTTCGCTGCTTGCAGTCTTCTTTATTCCTGTTTCCTTCGATGTCGTCGAGCGTTTCGGCAATCGCTTCGGCAAAAAGAAGGAGCCGGAAGCGATTCACGAACCTATTTCGAAAGGCACTCCACAATGA
- a CDS encoding efflux RND transporter periplasmic adaptor subunit yields MGARPMVRSFPLHTGKLEMFFWPGRRSRGFDIVSIVVGMCLLMAGGGCEEKKEAGPPPKPPEVEVSDVVERDVPIYEEWVAQLNGQVNADITPKVQGYLLKRDYQEGFFVHKGQLLYEIDPRPFVASLDQAKAQVAVAVAQQTEAENNVTRDRPLAEQHAIPQKQLDTDISNLAATTAQVNAAKASMVQSELNLSWTKVVSPIDGLAGVSNSNVGDLVGTATKMTTVSQVNPIRAYFNISESDYLGRAQAIAHLVRGGRAQGKPIPIEFIQTNGTTFPAKGKIVLVNREIASQTGTIQIAAEFPNKDGILRPGGFGNVRIETGTNEHALLVPQAAVIEVQSMYQVVVVSPENKAMFRPVKVGERVGPNWIVTEGLKPGEKIIVQGFMKVRQGTPVTPKPYVVASEAEGN; encoded by the coding sequence ATGGGAGCGCGACCTATGGTTCGGAGCTTTCCCTTACACACAGGCAAGCTTGAGATGTTCTTTTGGCCAGGTAGGCGGAGCCGCGGCTTCGATATCGTCTCGATTGTTGTGGGTATGTGCCTACTGATGGCCGGCGGCGGTTGTGAGGAGAAGAAGGAAGCCGGGCCGCCGCCGAAGCCCCCCGAGGTCGAAGTAAGTGACGTGGTGGAACGGGATGTTCCTATCTATGAGGAATGGGTGGCTCAGCTGAACGGCCAGGTCAATGCGGATATTACTCCCAAAGTGCAGGGATATCTGCTGAAGCGTGACTATCAGGAGGGTTTTTTCGTCCACAAAGGGCAACTACTTTATGAGATCGATCCCCGCCCGTTTGTCGCCAGTCTCGACCAGGCGAAGGCGCAGGTAGCGGTCGCAGTTGCGCAGCAAACCGAAGCGGAAAACAACGTCACGCGGGACCGCCCACTCGCTGAACAGCACGCTATTCCGCAAAAGCAACTGGACACTGACATATCTAACCTGGCGGCGACGACGGCGCAGGTCAATGCGGCGAAGGCAAGCATGGTCCAGTCTGAGTTGAATCTGTCCTGGACCAAGGTCGTATCTCCCATCGATGGCCTGGCCGGCGTCTCGAATTCGAACGTTGGCGACCTGGTGGGCACTGCAACCAAGATGACGACTGTCTCCCAGGTGAATCCGATCCGGGCATACTTCAATATCAGCGAAAGCGACTATCTTGGCAGAGCACAGGCGATCGCGCATTTGGTCCGAGGGGGCAGAGCACAAGGAAAACCTATTCCGATCGAGTTCATACAGACGAACGGGACCACTTTTCCGGCAAAGGGCAAGATCGTTCTGGTAAATCGGGAGATCGCATCGCAGACCGGCACGATCCAGATTGCAGCAGAGTTTCCCAACAAGGACGGCATCCTGCGCCCGGGCGGTTTTGGCAACGTTCGTATTGAAACCGGAACAAACGAGCATGCCCTACTGGTCCCACAGGCGGCGGTCATTGAAGTCCAGTCGATGTATCAGGTTGTTGTCGTCAGCCCGGAGAACAAAGCCATGTTTCGTCCGGTCAAGGTCGGAGAACGAGTCGGACCGAATTGGATCGTGACAGAGGGGCTGAAGCCTGGAGAGAAGATCATTGTCCAGGGCTTCATGAAGGTCCGTCAAGGTACACCGGTTACCCCCAAGCCATACGTCGTTGCGTCCGAGGCTGAGGGCAACTGA